TGCAAAATATACTTGTTAGTCAATAATAAGCAATAATACatattatacttttttagAACTTAAATAGTAATGTATATGCCAGTTCACATTCCGATATATCGGTTACAAACTCCCACCTCCAGCCAGCTGTTAACGCCCACAGTTTGATCGATGTGGCAACTCTGTTCGTCcaccaaataaaaacattacaaTTTTCGCTTAAATTTTGGAGTTTTCAACCTATTTAAGCGATGTTACCGGGAGTTGGAGTCTTCGGAACCGGAGAGATAGCCAATGTCTTAGGTTCCACTGCTGCGGGAGAAGGGATTCGAGGTGCGGGCCATTTGGGGTAGGACCCTGAAGGAGGCCAAAGAGACGGCGGCCACGCAGAACGTGCAATTCCATACAAACGTTATCGACGATGTCCTGCTGCGAAAGGATGTGGATCTGGTATTCATCGTTTGCCAGCCATTTCTGCACGCGGAGATCTCGGTAAAGGCGCTGGGCATTGGCAAACATGTGGTGTGCGACAAGCCAGCAGGCTTGCACCAGCAGGATGCCCTCAAAATGGTGCGGGCCTCACAGTATTATCCCACTTTGATTTCCCTGGTCAATCATCCTTTGCGATTTCTGCCCGCCTTTACGCACATGCGAAGATGTCTACAGGAGGAGCTCATCGGGTCCATTGGCGATGTGGTTCTCATGGATGTGCGCGTCCAAATGGGCACCCTCTTCCCGGAGAAATACAATTGGATGTGCGATGCCCAAATGGGCGGGGGAGCCCTAATCTTGTGGGTTCTGTGGTGGATTTGGTCACCTTTCTGCTGCAACAGCAGGCCATCCGGGTGCATGGAGTCCTGCGATCCTATACCAAAACCTACGCCGGCCATCAATGGCATACGACAAATCACGGCTCCAGATTTCTGCAACTTTCAAATGGAACTGGCCACCGGAACGCTGGTCACTGTAGCCCTCCACAGTCACACAGTGCCTGCGAAAGCCTTCTCCCAGGAGGTGCTCATCTATGGCAGCAAGGGTCACCTTGTGGTGCGTGGCGGTGATCTCTTTGTTCTCAAGGAGGGCCAACCCAAAGAGGAAGCTGTCTACGTGGATGTTCAGGATCTGCACTTTGCCACTAATAACTCTTTGCTGCCTCGTCCCTATATCAAAGGACTCTGCAAAATGGTTGGCGCTCTGAAAGAAGCCTTTGGCAGCAAGGAATCGTCGTGGGTAAAGGCACCCGTCTCCACAGCCGCCACCTTTGAGGATGGCCTCTATGTCCAGGCCGTGGTGGAGGCCATCAGGAAGTCCAACGAAACCAGACAATGGCAACGTGTCCAACTATCCACCGATAGCCCCCTGAATCACGATCAAATCATTCGATATGCAcgcatgtccaccatgtaagGGAATCGTCGGTGTTAGGTGCAATATCTCCAGGATTccagtatatatttttatatattttttgtgtttagtctttaagtatttaaaaaggttGAGGCTTTTAAGCCTGCATCACCTCCATCAATGTATTTAACTTATTTGTATGGCATCTGCATTTTGcaactaataaaatttatttaattgttggactgtaaatttattaaagagttgccctttaaaatatacatcATCTTTTGaagcttatatatatttttgattcaTATTTGTTTAGATTTCAGGAAGTAACCATTATTTTAGGAAATTTGTTCTTAGATTCCAGCAACAAAAATGTCCCCAAGTCATAATAGAAAACATTAAAGATCAATTTtaccaaacaatttattacGAAATCAGAGTAAAATAAAACGTTTGCTacacaaaaactaaacatattCTGCCATATACAAATAGTTCgaacttaaaactaaatttaaaactatgcACTAAagagacaaaacaaaatgttgatCACAAGTGAATCTTTGTAGCGGACCTTATGAACGTAGATGAACTATCAAGATTTGGCATAGCTTGGATATCCCGTGGGAAAACCCAAACCCAGTTGATGAAGTTTACAGGGCAAGATGGAAACTGGGGTATAAAAGTTGTGTTATGATtgaacttcctttttttttttttggtatatcaGCACTTAAAATGGAATAAGCTACCCTAAAGCCTTCTTGCGTACAATATTTCAagagtaataaaataaataattaagctagtcgatcaattaaaaacaaacacaaaggtgaaaatcaataaattcaGTTATGAACTTAAAACAAGGAGAGATTTAAAGACACCCGACTATGTACAGTGGGATTAAAACTGGGGCTTAAGTATAAGATCAAAGATCGAAGAGTGATTTCCTATCGTCTGTTGAGCTTGTGCCAAAGGGTAATGAGGGTCAGCACGTGCATAACTAGAATCACGGTTCCCATGAGGATCAGGCAATCGGACATGTGCACATCCGATATCATCATGTACTTGAGGAAAACCTTTGGACTGCGGAAATGGCAGTACATCGCCGTCTCCGGACACTCCAGAAAGGGACGATCCATGCCGTAGATGGCATTCAAGGCCCCATGGAATCCGGCTCGGAAATAACTCAAATGCCACATCCATCGGAAAAGGGGCGTGATGTCAATGTATCGTGTGCAGAATCCAAAAACGGAGAACATCACCGCCAGAATGGGTCCCAGAAATACGGCAAGCTACGGCAGGCAGATcaatcattattattttatttttggaatcCAAATATTAGAGTGTAAAACTCACCTTAGTTGGCAGCGTGGCTCCCACGAAAAAGCCCCAGGCCTGGGCACTTAATGAGGCCATTATGCCCAGCAGCATGAAGTAATAGATCCGGAATGAATCCACAGCATCGTTGCCAGTGAGATGGACGCTTATGATGATGTACATGGCCGTACAAAGACTCTATAATTACACATTAGAAAGTAAGTTAAGGAATTCAGGGAAAACCAGGAGAGTATATCAAATAAACTTgatgaattgaatttttcaagaATCTACGGACAtgataaattgaattttcaagGAATTTGAATTGccttaataatttatattgataTAATTAATGACAGTATTCGTGTTAGTtataaattacattaataTTACAATTGATATGTGAGACCTGATAAATAATGGATTAGCTACAACTCTTTATTTTGTTCTCCTTTCATTTTTCATTACCAATGCCTTAAATTTCTCTCTATATGGGATATGAAAGCCAGAATATAAGAGCAATCAATGCAAAATTACAGGTAGTTCGCAGCCGTCAAGCTAACGCAATTTCTGACACGCAAATGAAACTCAAACTCGAACATCAGCGATTTCACATCGTTAATTTGACTTAATGACCGAACGGCAATTCATTAAACCACAGCAGCCACCTATGACAACTTAGTTTTAAATGATGATTGatgattccgattccgatacTGATTCTGATCGGTTTATATACTACAATAGTTATTTGTGGGCATTGAAGTAAGGCCTACCTGGAAGGGTATTTCGAAGGAGATCAGTGAGAGGAAGTAGGGACCCAGTTTGTACCAGCGATTGAAGTGCTCCCGTGTCAGCATGTCAATTTCCAGCGGaactgcaaataaaattaattgattaatatGCGATTAATAATTAACTCGATGCGATGCGAAGTGTGAGCACGAAGGTGAGTTCATTATATCTCGTATCGTACATTATATGTAGGTCAGGTCAGTAAACCGAAACCGGTAAAGATCGACTACCCCGGCTCCTCCAATATCTCCTGTCGGCGGCAAATTattgtaaaatttataaaagaatcGCTGGCCAACCGGTTTTATTATACAATAATCGCAAGCTTGTGTCGCTTGTCCGAATTTCTTGTgcttaataattatttacttaGTGCTTTTCGGGGTTTATTGGCGTGAGATATTAATTTTGAGTCAATTTACATGGAAATTATAACTGACAAAGTGGCTCGACTAAGATCTTTTATCGCAAATTTAAAACCAGCCTTGTTGCTGAGGTTAATGTTTctcattattttgttttgtttgattaagtAGATTAAGATGGAATGGAAGggaatatacatttaaaaaaaaaggttcaaGTTGATAAGATCGGAAACATTTTAGCTGAACTttagcagaaaaaaaaatgaaaaacaattaaattaaaaacataaatttgtttattcatATAGGTCTTTtaagataaacatttttaatatgcacctttattatttattaaaaattttaaaaaactttgcctAGCCGTTTTAGCTACCAAACCGCAAGCTTTAAACTTTTGACTTATATCAGCTAATGATGCACTATCTAAGCTCATAATCTTGTTTCCTTATGCCCAATTAAGACCAACAAAATTTTGtgcaaatgccaaaaaattatTGGCCAATCTGCATTcctacaaaaaaacaaataaaaaaatcgaaaaaaataaaaccgttGGCAGGTTAGAATGAGGCAAGTCGGAGACAAAGTAAAgttgccaaaataaataagcattGCGCAAGAACAGCTGCAGTCTTTCCCACCAAATTTGGCGacaaatttttgcataattttgttCAGCCGCGTAAACTATTGAATAGTTAGTAGGAGTGGCCTCACGAAAAGAACCCCTTGGAAAACCGCTTTGGGATGAGAAGTATCTTAGAGATAGATATATATAAGTAGGTAGTAGTATCCAAGCAGCTACTTACATGTCATGACCACAGCCATTTTGCCGGTGTAGACCAAGAGCAGAGTGGAACCGTATAGATACACGTAATTTCCCAGCACACTTTGTGCATTGTTGCCCACGTTCATGTACAGATAGCCAAACACGACTCCAATGAAAATGTGCGAAAATATGCGGGCTAACAGCAGAAACTGAAAAAGATACGGAGGCAATTAGATATATCACAAACAGCTGTGGTGGTTATGATAACTTATTTCTAATCAAGTATCATACCTTCTTATATaacgatatatatatatatatatatatatattaaaactatattttaaatgaatctcacaaatcataaaatatttccttattatgtttaataaatggTTTCAACAAACAGTTTCAGAAGAAAATTTAGGTTTAAATTTATCACAAGCAGCTGCGGTAGTTTTGATAACTAATTTTATATCACTTCTTATTTATCGTTattataacttaattttaaattaatcttaCAAATTGTTACGCATACccttttgtttatataattttaaaactttgtatACGTTTAAGAAATGGTTCAGTGCTTTTAGTCATCGTACTTATACCTGGAATTTAAATTGGAATTTGTCGAATagattttaaagaaatcttttccgttttatgaataattctgttgtttaagttaattttatatgTCCCTTATAAATGCTGTAGCTTATAGAACTCATTTTTGTAGTAAAACAAAGATGAATGTTTTCACttaaagttacattttaagGGCCAGTTGCTCAAGGTAGTACTAATATTTGTAAAGTCGATAAACTGAAAAGTGTCATAGTAACATTAGGTTATATTTTCAA
This genomic stretch from Drosophila gunungcola strain Sukarami unplaced genomic scaffold, Dgunungcola_SK_2 000001F, whole genome shotgun sequence harbors:
- the LOC128262576 gene encoding LOW QUALITY PROTEIN: glucose-fructose oxidoreductase domain-containing protein 1 (The sequence of the model RefSeq protein was modified relative to this genomic sequence to represent the inferred CDS: inserted 1 base in 1 codon; deleted 2 bases in 2 codons), producing the protein MLPGVGVFGTGEIANVLVPLLREKGFEVRAIWGRTLKEAKETAATQNVQFHTNVIDDVLLRKDVDLVFIVCQPFLHAEISVKALGIGKHVVCDKPAGLHQQDALKMVRASQYYPTLISLVNHPLRFLPAFTHMRRCLQEELIGSIGDVVLMDVRVQMGTLFPEKYNWMCDAQMGGGAXNLVGSVVDLVTFLLQQQAIRVHGVLRSYTKTTPAINGIRQITAPDFCNFQMELATGTLVTVALHSHTVPAKAFSQEVLIYGSKGHLVVRGGDLFVLKEGQPKEEAVYVDVQDLHFATNNSLLPRPYIKGLCKMVGALKEAFGSKESSWVKAPVSTAATFEDGLYVQAVVEAIRKSNETRQWQRVQLSTDSPLNHDQIIRYARMSTM